A genome region from Primulina eburnea isolate SZY01 chromosome 9, ASM2296580v1, whole genome shotgun sequence includes the following:
- the LOC140841679 gene encoding LOW QUALITY PROTEIN: probable dolichyl pyrophosphate Man9GlcNAc2 alpha-1,3-glucosyltransferase (The sequence of the model RefSeq protein was modified relative to this genomic sequence to represent the inferred CDS: deleted 1 base in 1 codon): MEKRKKKGSNNPPNPKPAPEIESESDPDANVWSFIATSETKSWFICISLFAALIRLAVGLHPYSGAATPPMFGDYEAQRHWMEITLNLPVKEWYRNSTANDLSYWGLDYPPLTAYQSYFHGIFLKLIDPASISLFSSRGYESYIGKLLMRWTVLMSDLMIFFPAVLYFVKVYSKEKYVKEKSSVMWHTAMILLNPCLILIDHGHFQYNCISLGLTTAAVAAILSDRDLVGSGLFSLALNHKQMSAYYAPAFFGYLLGKCLRRQNPILQVSKLGLVVLGTFAVVWWPYLYSVEASLEVLSRLAPFERGLYEDYVANFWCTTSVVVKWKKLFITQSLKLLTLASTISACLPSMIQLIRSPTKQSFLRGLLNSSLSFYLFSYQVHEKSILLPLLPASFLALEEPFIFRWFIYHALLSMFPLLSRDKLVLPYAALYGLFILFYHMPGARKDPKETDSIFATLKSLVFACSLVLHIVYLTITPPEKYPFLFEAIIMLLCCSQFLLIFMYSNTKQWMLTKLSTTNKKNL, encoded by the exons ATggagaagaggaagaagaaagGCTCCAACAATCCACCCAACCCAAAACCCGCACCCGAAATTGAATCCGAATCCGACCCAGATGCCAACGTCTGGTCGTTCATCGCCACAAGTGAAACCAAATCATGGTTCATCTGCATCAGCCTATTCGCGGCTTTGATCCGCCTGGCGGTGGGGCTCCACCCATACTCCGGCGCAGCCACGCCGCCTATGTTCGGGGACTATGAGGCCCAGAGACATTGGATGGAGATTACACTCAATCTTCCTGTTAAGGAATGGTATCGCAACAGCACGGCC AATGATCTCAGCTATTGGGGCCTTGACTATCCCCCTCTCACTGCGTACCAGAGTTACTTCCACGGAATTTTCCTGAAATTGAtcgatcctgcatcaatttCGCTGTTTTCTTCTCGTGGATATGAGTCCTATATCGG GAAGCTGTTGATGAGGTGGACTGTTTTGATGTCTGATTTGATGATATTCTTTCCTGCAGTGCTTTATTTTGTAAAGGTCTATAGCAAAGAGAAATATGTTAAGGAAAAAAGCAGCGTGATGTGGCACACTGCAATGATTTTGTTGAATCCATGTCTCATTTTGATTGATCATGGCCATTTTCAG TACAATTGTATCAGTTTGGGGTTAACCACCGCAGCTGTTGCAGCGATTTTATCAGATAGAGACCTTGTTGGCTCTGGCCTGTTTAGCCTTGCTCTGAATCACAAACAG ATGAGTGCATATTATGCTCCTGCCTTTTTTGGCTATCTCTTGGGAAAATGTCTCAGGCGTCAGAATCCTATTCTTCAGGTTTCAAAACTAGGTTTGGTGGTTTTGGGAACCTTTGCTGTAGTTTGGTGGCCATATCTTTATTCTGTGGAAGCATCTTTGGAG GTTCTCTCTCGATTAGCACCTTTTGAGAGGGGTCTCTACGAGGATTATGTGGCAAATTTTTGGTGCACCACTTCAGTTGTCGTAAAATGGAAGAAATTGTTCATCACACAATCACTGAAACTTCTTACTCTTGCCTCAACTATATCTGCATGTTTACCATCAATGATTCAACTCATACGATCACCTACAAAACAAAGTTTTCTGCGTGGACTACTCAACAGTTCTCTCTCATTCTATCTATTCTCATACCAAG TACATGAGAAATCTATCCTGCTACCGCTTCTGCCAGCCAGTTTCTTGGCCTTGGAAGAACCTTTTATTTTCCGGTGGTTCATATACCATGCCCTGCTTTCCATGTTCCCTCTCTTGAGTCGTGACAAATTAGTTCTTCCATATGCCGCTCTATATGGTCTCTTTATCCTTTTCTACCACATGCCCGGTGCAAGAAAAGATCCGAAAGAGACGGATTCCATTTTTGCCACTTTAAAATCTCTTGTTTTTGCATGCTCTCTTGTTCTTCATATAGTTTATCTGACCATAACTCCACCCGAAAAATACCCTTTCCTATTCGAAGCCATAATCATGCTTTTGTGTTGTTCCCAGtttcttttgatatttatgtATTCGAACACAAAGCAATGGATGCTAACCAAACTTTCTACCACCAACAAGAAGAATCTTTGA